AATCTTCAACGCTTTTTCTCTATACCCACTTTCCAACCGCGCGTAGTTCTTCGGTATATATGCCATATCAGCCTTCTATTCTACGAAAAAATAATGGTTCTATTTTAGCGTGAAAGCAGGCAGTAGACTATCTACTATTGGCTATTAATCTTTAGGTCATACACCATCATTAGAGCCAGTCTCTATAGGAAGATATTGAATCAATTATAAAAAAATGTGTCTAGATATTCATGTAGATACGGAGACTTTTTGAGACTTTTGCTGATGATTTAATGAGATAAGTCGTTTTACACTATCACTGAGTTTTTATAGTCACTTTTTTACATTTTTCAGTATAGAGTTATTAGCATAAGGTTATGTGTATCTCGCTAATAGACTTATTTTACGGCAGGCAATATAGCGTGTTTAGCCTGAAATCCTTTGCCGATACAGTTGAGGCGATATGAAAGAATCTGAGGTACTGGCCGAAGTCAGTAATGAAAACCAGACATTAGTAGCCGTGGTGCAACAAGACCAGCGGGTAGTGTATTTCTATATTTATCCGCAAGAGGCGTTTGAAGAGCGTTTTCCTGTTCGCGCTTGTTGGGTGAGGAATTTGGTTGCAGCGCCAATATCGGTTGATAATGTCGCCCTTGAACAAGGTTTAGCACCGCGATTAGCTGCCGAGTTTTGCCGTAATGTGGCCGGTGAAGCTGAACTTGATGCACAGTTTATTTCAATTATCTGGTCAGAAAGTGATGATGGCGCAGCATTATGGTATCAGGGGCAATTACTGGCGATTATTCCCGGTTGGAGTTTATATATTGATCACTCAGTTTGTTACTCAGCCAGTTGTATTAAAGATAACCCACTAACATTACCTCTGGGTTCAGCTTCCACTAATACTCAATATGCTCGTGCTCAAAATACACGTCAATTTTGGCGAACCTGGCAGCAGGAAGAAGGGAATCCTTGGCCTGCATTACAGGCCGAATATATTCAGTGCTATGAACAACATTTCGGCCCTGCGATAAAATATTATGCCATCGATCAAGGTAAGTGGCCGCCTATGGCTATCTCACAACACGAAAAAGAGGGAATATATTATTTTCTGACGTTGGGGGTTAGTATTCGTCCTCAGCCATGGGTTGAAATATTATTCAATGACGATGCGACTAAATACCGGCGTTTCGAAATGGCTATAGCAATTGATAGCCAATTTGTTAATGAGGATAATGCTATTCATATGGCTAGCGCACTGGCCGGTTTTGCTCATGTACCTTGGGGCAAAATAACCTGGCTGGGGGAGGGGCATACCTTGGAGTCAGAAGTTGCCCCTCAAGGGTATGAAGGCTATATTTTATCAGCAAAGTTTTATGACAATGCTGATAGCCTAATATTGCCTCTTCAGCAAGATGACCCGGTTAATATATATTGGGCTAGCCCTGTCTTTGCCAGTGAAAGAGAATTAGCCCATAGTGCACCGAATGGTGGGTATGATTTGCTGAAAAAGCTGCAACAACAGGGAGTTAATCATATTTTTTCACCGCGTGAATCTGTTATTTAATTTCGTCTGAATATGGCAGATTTGATTTGCAGATTTTGTTATTCGGGTCTTAACTTAACAATGACGATAGCAGTTTGAGGCTGTAATGTTAAATTTGTAATGAGTGAAATAGGTAAATCTGCTATCAGTGATTTTTAATTTTATGGAGGTGCTTATGGGCATACTATCTTGGATTATTTTTGGTCTTATCGCCGGTATTTTGGCTAAATGGATTATGCCAGGAGAGGATGGTGGTGGTTTTATTATGACTATAATCCTCGGCGTAGTGGGTGCGCTGGTTGGTGGCTATATCAGTACTTTCTTTGGGATGGGCAAGGTTG
The sequence above is drawn from the Yersinia enterocolitica subsp. enterocolitica genome and encodes:
- a CDS encoding suppressor of fused domain protein, whose amino-acid sequence is MKESEVLAEVSNENQTLVAVVQQDQRVVYFYIYPQEAFEERFPVRACWVRNLVAAPISVDNVALEQGLAPRLAAEFCRNVAGEAELDAQFISIIWSESDDGAALWYQGQLLAIIPGWSLYIDHSVCYSASCIKDNPLTLPLGSASTNTQYARAQNTRQFWRTWQQEEGNPWPALQAEYIQCYEQHFGPAIKYYAIDQGKWPPMAISQHEKEGIYYFLTLGVSIRPQPWVEILFNDDATKYRRFEMAIAIDSQFVNEDNAIHMASALAGFAHVPWGKITWLGEGHTLESEVAPQGYEGYILSAKFYDNADSLILPLQQDDPVNIYWASPVFASERELAHSAPNGGYDLLKKLQQQGVNHIFSPRESVI
- a CDS encoding GlsB/YeaQ/YmgE family stress response membrane protein, which gives rise to MGILSWIIFGLIAGILAKWIMPGEDGGGFIMTIILGVVGALVGGYISTFFGMGKVDGFNFGSFVVAVIGSLVVLFVYRKLRS